In the genome of Pseudomonas protegens, one region contains:
- the nuoL gene encoding NADH-quinone oxidoreductase subunit L, with amino-acid sequence MNLLFLTFVFPLIGFLLLSFSRGRLSENLSALIGVGSIGLSAIVAAYVIWQFNVAPPAGGHYTQVLWQWMSVDGFAPNFALYLDGLSVTMLGVVVGVGFLIHLFASWYMRGEAGYSRFFAYTNLFIASMLFLVLGDNLLFLYFGWEGVGLCSYLLIGFYYSNRNNGNAALKAFIVTRIGDVFMAIGLFILFQQVGTLNVQELLVLAPQKFQAGDFWITLATLMLLGGAVGKSAQLPLQTWLADAMAGPTPVSALIHAATMVTAGVYLIARTHGLFTLAPEILHLVGLVGGVTLVLAGFAALVQTDIKRILAYSTMSQIGYMFLALGVGAWDGAIFHLMTHAFFKALLFLASGAVIVACHHEQNIFKMGGLWKKLPLAYASFIVGGAALAALPLVTAGFYSKDEILWEAFASGNHGLLYAGLVGAFMTSLYTFRLIFITFHGEAKTEAHAGHGISHWLPLVVLIVLSTGIGAMITPPLHGVLPLSAGHAGGEAKHSLEIASGAIALAGILLAALLFLGKRRVVTAIANSGIGRLLSAWWFAAWGFDWIYDKLFVKPYLAISHVLRKDPLDQTIGLIPRMAKGGHNSLSRTETGQLRWYAASMAAGAVLVIGAIVLVAV; translated from the coding sequence ATGAACCTTCTCTTTCTGACTTTCGTATTCCCCCTGATCGGTTTCCTGCTGCTGTCGTTCTCCCGGGGACGCCTCTCGGAAAACCTCTCGGCCCTGATCGGCGTCGGCTCCATTGGCCTGTCGGCCATCGTCGCTGCCTACGTGATCTGGCAATTCAACGTCGCGCCACCGGCGGGTGGTCACTACACCCAGGTGCTGTGGCAGTGGATGTCGGTGGACGGTTTCGCACCGAACTTTGCCCTGTACCTGGATGGTCTGTCCGTGACCATGCTGGGTGTAGTAGTGGGCGTGGGCTTTTTGATCCACCTGTTCGCGTCCTGGTACATGCGTGGTGAAGCTGGCTACTCGCGCTTCTTCGCCTACACCAACCTGTTTATCGCCAGCATGCTGTTCCTGGTGCTGGGCGATAACCTGTTGTTCCTGTACTTCGGCTGGGAAGGCGTGGGCCTGTGCTCCTACCTGTTGATCGGTTTCTACTACAGCAACCGCAACAACGGTAACGCGGCACTCAAGGCCTTTATCGTCACCCGGATCGGCGACGTGTTCATGGCCATCGGCCTGTTCATCCTGTTCCAACAGGTGGGCACGCTGAACGTCCAGGAACTGCTGGTGCTGGCACCGCAGAAATTCCAGGCCGGCGACTTCTGGATCACCCTGGCGACCCTGATGCTGCTGGGCGGCGCCGTGGGTAAATCCGCGCAACTGCCGCTGCAGACCTGGCTGGCGGACGCGATGGCCGGTCCGACCCCGGTTTCGGCACTGATCCACGCCGCGACCATGGTGACCGCCGGCGTCTACCTGATCGCCCGTACCCACGGCCTGTTCACCCTGGCGCCGGAAATCCTGCACCTGGTGGGCCTGGTGGGCGGCGTGACCCTGGTCTTGGCCGGCTTCGCCGCGCTGGTGCAGACCGACATCAAGCGGATCCTCGCCTACTCCACCATGAGCCAGATCGGCTACATGTTCCTGGCCCTGGGCGTTGGCGCCTGGGACGGCGCGATCTTCCACCTGATGACCCACGCCTTCTTCAAGGCCCTGCTGTTCCTGGCCTCCGGCGCGGTGATCGTTGCCTGCCACCACGAGCAGAACATCTTCAAGATGGGCGGCCTGTGGAAGAAACTGCCTCTGGCCTACGCCAGCTTCATCGTCGGCGGCGCGGCCCTGGCGGCCCTGCCTCTGGTGACCGCGGGCTTCTACTCCAAGGACGAGATCCTCTGGGAAGCCTTCGCCAGCGGCAACCACGGCCTGCTGTACGCCGGCCTGGTGGGTGCGTTCATGACCTCGCTGTACACCTTCCGCCTGATCTTCATCACCTTCCACGGTGAAGCCAAGACCGAAGCCCACGCCGGCCACGGGATTTCCCACTGGCTGCCGCTGGTGGTGCTGATCGTGCTGTCCACCGGGATCGGCGCGATGATCACTCCGCCCCTGCATGGCGTGCTGCCGCTGAGCGCCGGTCATGCCGGTGGCGAAGCCAAGCACAGCCTGGAAATCGCCTCGGGTGCCATCGCCCTGGCCGGTATCCTGCTGGCCGCCCTGTTGTTCCTTGGCAAGCGTCGCGTTGTGACCGCCATCGCCAACAGTGGCATCGGGCGTCTGCTCTCGGCCTGGTGGTTCGCCGCCTGGGGCTTCGACTGGATCTACGACAAACTGTTCGTCAAGCCATACCTGGCCATCAGCCATGTACTGCGCAAGGACCCGCTCGATCAGACCATCGGTTTGATCCCGCGTATGGCCAAAGGGGGTCACAACTCCCTGAGCCGTACCGAGACCGGTCAACTGCGTTGGTACGCCGCCTCGATGGCAGCCGGTGCCGTGCTGGTCATCGGCGCCATTGTGCTGGTAGCGGTCTGA
- the nuoK gene encoding NADH-quinone oxidoreductase subunit NuoK: protein MPTIPLGTIPMEHGLAVAGILFCLGLVGLMVRRNILFVLMSLEVMMNASALAFIVAGARWAQPDGQVMFILVISLAAAEASIGLAILLQLYRRFHTLDIDAASEMRG, encoded by the coding sequence ATGCCTACTATCCCTCTCGGTACTATCCCGATGGAACATGGTCTGGCGGTTGCCGGCATCCTGTTCTGCCTCGGTCTGGTCGGCCTGATGGTCCGCCGTAACATCCTCTTCGTGTTGATGAGCCTGGAAGTGATGATGAACGCCTCGGCATTGGCTTTCATCGTTGCGGGCGCCCGTTGGGCGCAGCCGGATGGACAAGTGATGTTCATCCTGGTGATCAGCCTGGCAGCCGCCGAGGCCAGTATTGGCCTGGCGATCCTGCTGCAGCTGTACCGCCGCTTCCACACTCTCGATATCGATGCAGCCAGCGAGATGCGCGGATGA
- the nuoJ gene encoding NADH-quinone oxidoreductase subunit J encodes MEFAFYFASGVAVVSTLRVVTNTNPVHALLYLIISLIAVAMTFFSLGAPFAGALEVIAYAGAIMVLFVFVVMMLNLGPAAAQQERIWLKPGIWIGPVILAALLLAELLYVLFSHQSGAGIGQTTVSAKAVGISLFGPYLLVVELASMLLLAAAVTAFHLGRNEAKE; translated from the coding sequence ATGGAATTCGCTTTCTATTTCGCATCAGGTGTTGCCGTTGTTTCCACGCTGCGCGTGGTCACCAACACCAACCCTGTGCACGCCCTGCTCTACCTGATCATTTCGCTGATCGCCGTGGCCATGACCTTCTTCAGCCTCGGCGCGCCGTTCGCCGGCGCCCTGGAAGTGATCGCCTACGCTGGCGCCATCATGGTGCTGTTCGTGTTCGTGGTGATGATGCTGAACCTCGGCCCAGCCGCGGCCCAGCAAGAGCGCATCTGGCTCAAGCCGGGTATCTGGATCGGCCCGGTGATCCTCGCCGCGCTGCTGCTGGCTGAACTGCTGTACGTACTGTTCAGCCACCAGAGCGGTGCCGGTATCGGTCAAACCACCGTCAGCGCCAAGGCCGTGGGCATCAGCCTGTTCGGCCCTTACCTGCTGGTGGTCGAACTCGCCTCGATGCTGCTGCTCGCCGCAGCCGTCACGGCGTTCCACTTGGGCCGCAACGAGGCGAAGGAGTAA
- the nuoI gene encoding NADH-quinone oxidoreductase subunit NuoI, translating to MFKYIGDIVKGTGTQLRSLVMVFGHGFRKRDTLQYPEEPVYLPPRYRGRIVLTRDPDGEERCVACNLCAVACPVGCISLQKAETEDGRWYPEFFRINFSRCIFCGLCEEACPTTAIQLTPDFEMAEFKRQDLVYEKEDLLISGPGKNPDYNFYRVAGMAIAGKPKGSAQNEAEPINVKSLLP from the coding sequence ATGTTCAAATATATTGGCGACATCGTTAAGGGTACTGGTACCCAGTTGCGCAGCCTGGTGATGGTGTTCGGTCACGGCTTTCGCAAACGCGACACCCTGCAATACCCCGAAGAGCCGGTGTACCTGCCGCCACGCTACCGTGGCCGTATCGTCCTGACTCGCGACCCCGATGGTGAAGAGCGTTGCGTTGCCTGCAACCTGTGCGCCGTGGCCTGCCCTGTGGGTTGCATCTCGCTGCAGAAAGCTGAAACGGAAGACGGTCGCTGGTACCCGGAGTTCTTCCGCATCAACTTCTCGCGCTGCATTTTCTGCGGTCTCTGCGAGGAAGCCTGTCCGACCACCGCGATCCAGCTGACACCGGATTTCGAGATGGCCGAGTTCAAACGTCAGGACCTGGTTTACGAGAAAGAAGATCTCTTGATCTCCGGTCCCGGAAAGAACCCTGACTACAACTTCTATCGTGTTGCAGGTATGGCCATTGCCGGTAAGCCAAAAGGCTCCGCGCAGAACGAAGCCGAACCGATCAACGTGAAGAGCTTGCTGCCTTAA
- the nuoH gene encoding NADH-quinone oxidoreductase subunit NuoH, whose translation MSWFTPEVIDVILTVVKAVVILLAVVVCGALLSFVERRLLGWWQDRYGPNRVGPFGMFQIAADMLKMFFKEDWTPPFADKVIFTLAPVVAMSALLIAFAIIPITPTWGVADLNIGLLFFFAMAGLSVYAVLFAGWSSNNKFALLGSLRASAQTVSYEVFMGLALMGIVAQVGSFNMRDIVEYQAQNLWFIIPQFFGFCTFFIAGVAVTHRHPFDQPEAEQELADGYHIEYAGMKWGMFFVGEYIGIILISALLVTLFFGGWHGPFGILPQLSFVWFALKTAFFIMLFILLRASIPRPRYDQVMDFSWKFCLPLTLINLLVTAALVLLNTPAGAVQ comes from the coding sequence ATGAGTTGGTTTACCCCTGAAGTGATCGACGTGATCCTGACGGTCGTCAAGGCCGTCGTGATCCTGCTGGCCGTTGTGGTCTGCGGTGCGCTGTTGAGCTTTGTCGAACGTCGCCTGCTGGGCTGGTGGCAGGACCGTTACGGTCCGAACCGCGTTGGCCCGTTCGGCATGTTCCAGATCGCCGCCGACATGCTGAAGATGTTCTTCAAGGAAGACTGGACCCCGCCGTTTGCCGACAAGGTGATCTTCACCCTGGCACCGGTGGTCGCCATGTCCGCCCTGCTGATCGCCTTCGCGATCATCCCGATCACCCCGACCTGGGGCGTGGCGGATCTGAACATCGGCCTGTTGTTCTTCTTCGCCATGGCCGGTCTCTCGGTCTACGCGGTGCTGTTCGCCGGCTGGTCGAGTAACAACAAGTTCGCCCTGCTGGGCAGCTTGCGGGCCTCGGCGCAGACCGTGTCCTACGAAGTGTTCATGGGCCTGGCGCTGATGGGCATCGTGGCTCAGGTCGGTTCCTTCAACATGCGCGACATCGTCGAGTACCAGGCGCAGAACCTGTGGTTCATCATTCCGCAGTTCTTCGGCTTCTGTACTTTCTTCATCGCTGGCGTGGCCGTGACTCACCGTCACCCCTTCGACCAGCCGGAAGCGGAACAGGAACTGGCCGACGGTTACCACATTGAATACGCCGGTATGAAATGGGGCATGTTCTTCGTTGGCGAGTACATCGGCATCATCCTGATCTCGGCGCTGCTGGTCACCCTGTTCTTCGGTGGCTGGCACGGTCCGTTCGGCATCCTGCCGCAACTGTCCTTCGTCTGGTTCGCCCTGAAGACCGCGTTCTTCATCATGCTGTTCATCCTGCTGCGCGCCTCTATCCCGCGCCCGCGCTATGACCAGGTGATGGACTTCAGCTGGAAATTCTGCCTGCCGCTGACCCTGATCAATTTGCTGGTGACCGCTGCGCTTGTGTTGTTGAACACGCCTGCGGGCGCGGTTCAGTGA
- the nuoG gene encoding NADH-quinone oxidoreductase subunit NuoG, with the protein MATIHVDGKALEVDGADNLLQACLSLGLDIPYFCWHPALGSVGACRQCAVKQYTDENDTRGRIVMSCMTPATDNTWISIDDEESKAFRASVVEWLMTNHPHDCPVCEEGGHCHLQDMTVMTGHNERRYRFTKRTHQNQDLGPFIAHEMNRCIACYRCVRFYKDYAGGTDLGVYGAHDNVYFGRVEDGTLESEFSGNLTEVCPTGVFTDKTHSERYNRKWDMQFSPSICHGCSSGCNISPGERYGELRRIENRYNGSVNHYFLCDRGRFGYGYVNRKDRPRQPRLADGTQLTLDQALDQAAELLRGRNIVGIGSPRASLESNYALRELVGAEHFYSGIEASELERIRLVLQVLNDSPLPVPNLREIEDHDAIFVLGEDLTQTAARMALALRQSVKGKAEEMADAMRVQPWLDAAVKNIGQHALNPLFIASLAETKLDDVAEECVHAAPDDLARIGFAVAHAIDASAPAVEGLDSEALELAKRIADALLAAKRPLIISGTSLGSKALIEAAANIAKALKLREKAGSISLIVPEANSLGLAMLGGESVDAALQAVIDGKADAIVVLENDLYTRTDAAKVDAALNAAKVVIVADHQQTATVERAHLVLSAASFAEGDGTLVSQEGRAQRFFQVFDPTYLDASIMVHEGWRWLHALRSTLLNKPVDWTQLDHVTAACAASTPQLASIVDAAPSAAFRIKGLKLAREPLRYSGRTAMRANQSVHEPRTPQDPDTAFAYSMEGYSGSAEPRSQVPFAWSPGWNSPQAWNKFQDEVGGHLRAGDPGKRLIESQGDRLSWFASVPRAFSPAQGTWQAVPFYHLFGSEENSSKAAPVQERIPAAYVALAKSEADRLGVNDGALLAVSLAGQTLRLPLRINEELGAGLVGLPAGLAGIPPAFFGKSVDGLQEAAQ; encoded by the coding sequence ATGGCCACTATCCACGTAGACGGCAAAGCGCTCGAAGTCGATGGGGCGGACAACCTGTTACAGGCATGTCTGTCACTAGGCCTCGACATCCCTTATTTCTGCTGGCACCCCGCTCTCGGTAGCGTCGGTGCCTGTCGCCAGTGCGCGGTCAAGCAGTACACCGACGAGAACGACACCCGTGGTCGTATCGTCATGTCCTGCATGACCCCGGCCACCGACAACACCTGGATCTCCATCGACGATGAAGAATCCAAGGCCTTCCGCGCCAGCGTCGTCGAATGGCTGATGACCAACCACCCGCACGACTGCCCGGTCTGCGAGGAAGGCGGTCACTGCCACCTGCAAGACATGACGGTGATGACCGGCCACAACGAGCGCCGTTATCGCTTCACCAAGCGCACCCACCAGAACCAGGACCTCGGCCCGTTCATCGCTCACGAGATGAACCGCTGCATCGCCTGCTACCGCTGCGTGCGCTTTTACAAGGACTACGCCGGCGGCACCGACCTGGGCGTCTACGGCGCCCACGACAACGTGTACTTCGGTCGCGTTGAAGACGGCACCCTGGAAAGCGAGTTCTCCGGCAACCTCACCGAGGTCTGCCCGACCGGTGTGTTCACCGACAAGACTCACTCCGAGCGCTACAACCGCAAATGGGACATGCAGTTCTCGCCGAGCATCTGCCATGGCTGCTCCAGCGGTTGCAACATCTCCCCGGGCGAGCGCTACGGCGAGCTGCGGCGCATCGAGAACCGCTACAACGGTTCGGTAAACCACTACTTCCTGTGCGACCGTGGCCGCTTCGGCTATGGCTACGTCAACCGCAAGGATCGTCCACGCCAGCCACGCCTGGCCGATGGCACCCAACTGACCCTGGACCAGGCCCTGGACCAGGCCGCCGAGCTGCTGCGCGGTCGCAACATCGTCGGTATCGGCTCGCCTCGCGCCAGCCTGGAAAGCAACTACGCCCTGCGTGAGCTGGTCGGTGCCGAGCACTTCTACAGCGGTATCGAAGCTTCCGAACTGGAGCGTATCCGCCTGGTTCTGCAGGTTCTGAACGACAGCCCGTTGCCGGTTCCGAACCTGCGCGAGATCGAAGACCACGATGCCATCTTCGTCCTTGGCGAAGACCTGACCCAAACCGCCGCGCGCATGGCCCTGGCCCTGCGTCAGTCGGTCAAGGGTAAGGCCGAGGAAATGGCCGACGCCATGCGCGTCCAGCCTTGGCTCGACGCCGCGGTGAAGAACATCGGTCAGCACGCGCTGAACCCGCTGTTCATCGCCAGCCTGGCTGAAACCAAGCTCGACGACGTCGCCGAGGAGTGTGTACACGCCGCTCCAGACGACCTGGCACGCATCGGTTTCGCCGTGGCCCACGCCATCGACGCCAGCGCCCCAGCCGTCGAAGGCCTGGACAGCGAAGCCCTGGAACTGGCCAAGCGCATTGCCGACGCCCTGCTGGCGGCCAAGCGCCCACTGATCATTTCCGGCACTTCGCTGGGTTCCAAGGCGCTGATCGAAGCCGCGGCGAACATCGCCAAGGCCTTGAAGCTGCGCGAGAAAGCCGGCTCCATCAGCCTGATCGTGCCAGAGGCCAACAGCCTCGGCCTGGCCATGCTCGGCGGCGAATCCGTGGACGCGGCCCTGCAGGCGGTGATCGACGGCAAAGCCGACGCCATCGTGGTGCTGGAAAACGATCTGTACACCCGCACCGACGCGGCCAAGGTGGATGCAGCTCTGAACGCGGCGAAGGTGGTGATCGTGGCCGATCATCAACAGACCGCCACCGTCGAGCGCGCGCACCTGGTGCTGTCGGCGGCCAGCTTCGCCGAAGGCGACGGCACCCTGGTCAGCCAGGAAGGTCGCGCCCAGCGTTTCTTCCAGGTCTTCGATCCGACCTACCTGGACGCCAGCATCATGGTCCACGAAGGCTGGCGCTGGCTGCATGCCCTGCGCAGCACCCTGCTGAACAAGCCGGTGGACTGGACCCAGCTGGACCACGTCACCGCTGCCTGCGCCGCGAGCACCCCGCAACTGGCTTCCATCGTCGACGCAGCACCTTCCGCAGCGTTCCGTATCAAAGGCCTGAAACTGGCTCGCGAACCGCTGCGCTACAGCGGCCGTACCGCCATGCGCGCCAACCAGAGCGTGCACGAACCGCGCACCCCGCAAGACCCGGATACCGCCTTCGCCTACTCCATGGAAGGTTACTCGGGCTCCGCCGAACCGCGCTCGCAAGTGCCGTTCGCCTGGTCGCCGGGCTGGAACTCGCCACAAGCCTGGAACAAGTTCCAGGACGAAGTCGGCGGCCACCTGCGTGCCGGTGACCCGGGTAAACGCCTGATCGAAAGCCAGGGCGACCGTCTCAGCTGGTTCGCCAGCGTGCCGCGTGCCTTCTCTCCGGCTCAGGGCACTTGGCAAGCGGTGCCGTTCTATCACCTGTTCGGCAGCGAAGAGAACTCTTCGAAGGCCGCTCCGGTACAGGAACGCATCCCGGCTGCCTACGTGGCCCTGGCCAAGTCCGAAGCCGATCGCCTGGGCGTCAACGACGGCGCCCTGCTCGCCGTGAGTCTGGCTGGCCAGACCCTGCGTCTGCCGCTGCGCATCAACGAAGAGCTGGGTGCCGGCCTGGTGGGCCTGCCTGCCGGTCTGGCGGGCATTCCTCCGGCATTCTTTGGCAAATCCGTTGACGGTCTGCAGGAGGCGGCGCAATGA
- the nuoF gene encoding NADH-quinone oxidoreductase subunit NuoF, with translation MTLTSFGPANRIARTAETHPLTWRLRDDGEPVWFDEYQAKNGYAAARKAFADLSQDDIVQTVKDAGLKGRGGAGFPTGVKWGLMPKDESMNIRYLLCNADEMEPNTWKDRMLMEQLPHLLIEGMLISARALKTYRGYIFLRGEYTTAAKHLRRAVEEAKAAGLLGKNILGSGFDFELFVHTGAGRYICGEETALINSLEGRRANPRSKPPFPAAVGVWGKPTCVNNVETLCNVPAIIGDGVEWYKSLAREGSEDHGTKLMGFSGKVKNPGLWELPFGVTARELFEDYAGGMRDGYKLKCWQPGGAGTGFLLPEHLDAQMYAGGIAKVGTRMGTGLAMAVDDSINMVSLLRNMEQFFARESCGFCTPCRDGLPWSVKLLMALEKGQGQQGDIETLLGLVGFLGPGKTFCAHAPGAVEPLGSAIKYFRPEFEAGIAPTSAAVPPLARPIVVGA, from the coding sequence ATGACCCTGACTTCTTTCGGCCCTGCGAACCGCATTGCGCGCACCGCAGAAACCCATCCCCTGACCTGGCGTCTGCGTGACGACGGCGAGCCGGTCTGGTTCGACGAGTACCAGGCCAAGAACGGTTACGCCGCGGCGCGCAAGGCCTTCGCCGACCTGTCCCAGGACGACATCGTCCAGACCGTCAAGGATGCCGGCCTCAAGGGCCGCGGCGGTGCGGGCTTCCCCACCGGCGTGAAGTGGGGCCTGATGCCCAAAGACGAATCCATGAACATCCGCTACCTGCTGTGCAACGCGGACGAAATGGAACCCAACACCTGGAAGGACCGCATGCTGATGGAGCAACTGCCCCATCTGCTGATCGAAGGCATGCTGATCAGTGCCCGCGCACTGAAAACCTACCGCGGCTACATCTTCCTGCGCGGCGAATACACCACCGCCGCCAAGCACCTGCGGCGCGCCGTGGAAGAAGCCAAGGCCGCAGGCCTTTTGGGCAAGAACATCCTGGGCAGCGGTTTCGATTTCGAACTGTTCGTCCACACCGGCGCCGGGCGCTACATCTGCGGTGAAGAAACCGCACTGATCAACTCCCTGGAAGGCCGTCGCGCCAACCCACGTTCCAAGCCGCCCTTCCCTGCCGCCGTTGGCGTATGGGGCAAGCCGACTTGCGTGAACAACGTCGAGACCCTGTGCAACGTGCCGGCGATCATCGGCGACGGCGTGGAGTGGTACAAATCCCTGGCCCGCGAAGGCAGTGAAGACCACGGCACCAAGCTGATGGGCTTCTCCGGCAAAGTGAAGAACCCTGGCCTGTGGGAGCTGCCCTTCGGCGTGACCGCGCGCGAGCTGTTCGAGGACTACGCCGGCGGCATGCGCGACGGCTACAAGCTAAAGTGCTGGCAGCCTGGCGGCGCCGGTACCGGCTTCCTGCTGCCGGAACACCTGGATGCGCAAATGTACGCCGGCGGCATCGCCAAAGTGGGCACCCGTATGGGTACCGGCCTGGCCATGGCGGTGGACGACAGCATCAATATGGTGTCGCTGCTGCGCAACATGGAGCAGTTCTTCGCCCGCGAATCCTGCGGTTTCTGCACCCCTTGCCGCGATGGCCTGCCATGGAGCGTCAAACTGCTGATGGCCCTGGAGAAAGGCCAGGGCCAGCAAGGCGACATCGAGACCCTGCTGGGCCTGGTGGGCTTCCTCGGCCCGGGCAAGACCTTCTGTGCTCACGCACCGGGAGCCGTGGAGCCTTTGGGCAGTGCCATCAAGTATTTCCGTCCAGAGTTCGAAGCCGGCATCGCGCCCACCAGCGCTGCCGTCCCGCCTCTGGCCCGACCGATCGTAGTCGGCGCGTAA
- the nuoE gene encoding NADH-quinone oxidoreductase subunit NuoE has translation MNSTLIQTDRFALSETERSAIEHEMHHYEDPRAASIEALKIVQKERGWVPDGAVYAIGEILGIPASDVEGVATFYSQIFRQPVGRHIIRVCDSMVCYIGGHESVVSQIQSELGIGLGQTTADGRFTLLPVCCLGNCDKAPALMIDDDTFGDVQPAGVAKLLEGYV, from the coding sequence ATGAACAGCACGCTTATCCAGACAGACCGTTTCGCCCTGAGCGAAACCGAGCGCTCGGCCATCGAGCACGAGATGCATCACTACGAAGACCCGCGCGCGGCGTCGATCGAAGCCCTGAAGATCGTCCAGAAGGAACGTGGCTGGGTGCCGGACGGCGCGGTCTACGCCATCGGCGAGATCCTCGGCATCCCCGCCAGCGACGTTGAAGGCGTGGCGACGTTCTACAGCCAGATCTTCCGTCAGCCAGTGGGCCGCCACATCATTCGCGTCTGCGACAGCATGGTCTGCTACATCGGCGGCCATGAGTCCGTGGTCAGCCAGATCCAGAGCGAGCTGGGCATTGGCTTGGGTCAGACCACCGCCGACGGCCGCTTCACCCTGCTGCCGGTGTGCTGCCTGGGCAACTGCGACAAGGCTCCGGCGCTGATGATCGACGACGACACTTTCGGCGACGTACAGCCTGCTGGCGTGGCCAAACTGTTGGAGGGCTACGTATGA
- the nuoC gene encoding NADH-quinone oxidoreductase subunit C/D yields the protein MTTGSALYIPPYKADDQDVVVELNNRFGPEAFTAQATRTGMPVLWVTRSKLVEVLTFLRNLPKPYVMLYDLHGVDERLRTKRQGLPGADFSVFYHLLSIERNSDVMIKVALSEGDLSLPTVTGIWPNANWYEREVWDMFGIDFAGHPHLSRIMMPPTWEGHPLRKDFPARATEFDPFSLNLAKQQLEEEAARFRPEDWGMKRSGANEDYMFLNLGPNHPSAHGAFRIILQLDGEEIVDCVPDIGYHHRGAEKMAERQSWHSFIPYTDRIDYLGGVMNNLPYVLSVEKLAGIKVPEKVDVIRIMMAEFFRITSHLLFLGTYIQDVGAMTPVFFTFTDRQRAYTVIEAITGFRLHPAWYRIGGVAHDLPRGWEKLVKDFVEWLPKRLDEYTKAALQNSILKGRTIGVAAYNTKEALEWGVTGAGLRSTGCDFDLRKARPYSGYENFEFEVPLGANGDAYDRCMVRVEEMRQSIKIIDQCLRNMPEGPYKADHPLTTPPPKERTLQHIETLITHFLQVSWGPVMPANESFQMIEATKGINSYYLTSDGGTMSYRTRIRTPSFAHLQQIPSVIRGSMVADLIAYLGSIDFVMADVDR from the coding sequence ATGACTACAGGCAGTGCTCTGTACATCCCGCCTTATAAGGCTGACGACCAGGATGTGGTCGTCGAACTCAATAACCGTTTTGGCCCTGAGGCGTTCACCGCCCAGGCCACCCGCACCGGCATGCCGGTGCTGTGGGTTACCCGCTCCAAACTCGTCGAAGTCCTGACCTTCCTGCGTAACCTGCCCAAGCCGTACGTCATGCTCTATGACCTGCACGGCGTGGACGAGCGCCTGCGCACCAAGCGCCAGGGGCTGCCGGGCGCCGACTTCAGCGTGTTCTACCACTTGCTGTCGATCGAACGTAACAGCGACGTGATGATCAAGGTGGCGCTCTCCGAAGGCGACCTCAGCCTGCCCACCGTCACCGGTATCTGGCCCAACGCCAACTGGTACGAGCGTGAAGTCTGGGACATGTTCGGCATCGACTTTGCCGGCCACCCGCACCTGTCGCGGATCATGATGCCGCCGACCTGGGAAGGTCACCCGCTGCGCAAGGACTTCCCGGCCCGCGCCACCGAGTTCGACCCGTTCAGCCTCAATCTGGCCAAGCAGCAACTGGAAGAAGAAGCTGCACGCTTCCGTCCGGAAGACTGGGGCATGAAGCGTTCCGGCGCCAACGAGGACTATATGTTCCTCAACCTGGGTCCGAACCACCCTTCGGCCCACGGTGCCTTCCGCATCATCCTGCAGCTGGATGGCGAAGAAATCGTCGACTGCGTACCGGACATCGGCTACCACCACCGTGGTGCCGAGAAAATGGCCGAGCGCCAGTCCTGGCACAGCTTCATCCCTTACACCGACCGTATCGACTACCTCGGCGGGGTGATGAACAACCTGCCGTACGTGCTGTCGGTCGAGAAGCTGGCCGGCATCAAGGTGCCGGAGAAGGTCGACGTCATCCGCATCATGATGGCCGAGTTCTTCCGCATCACCAGCCACCTGCTGTTCCTGGGTACCTACATCCAGGACGTTGGCGCCATGACCCCGGTGTTCTTCACCTTCACCGACCGTCAGCGCGCCTACACCGTGATCGAAGCCATCACCGGCTTCCGTCTGCACCCAGCCTGGTACCGCATCGGCGGCGTCGCCCACGATCTGCCCCGCGGCTGGGAAAAGCTGGTCAAGGACTTCGTTGAATGGCTGCCCAAGCGCCTCGACGAGTACACCAAGGCCGCCCTGCAAAACAGCATCCTCAAGGGCCGGACCATCGGTGTCGCCGCCTATAACACCAAGGAAGCCCTGGAGTGGGGCGTCACCGGTGCCGGCCTGCGTTCCACCGGTTGCGATTTCGACCTGCGCAAGGCTCGCCCGTACTCCGGCTACGAGAACTTCGAGTTCGAAGTCCCGCTGGGTGCCAACGGTGACGCCTACGACCGCTGCATGGTTCGCGTCGAAGAAATGCGCCAGAGCATCAAGATCATCGACCAGTGCCTGCGCAACATGCCGGAAGGCCCGTACAAGGCGGATCACCCGCTGACCACGCCGCCGCCGAAAGAGCGCACCCTGCAGCACATCGAAACCTTGATCACGCACTTCCTGCAAGTTTCGTGGGGCCCGGTGATGCCGGCCAACGAATCCTTCCAGATGATCGAAGCGACCAAGGGCATCAACAGCTATTACCTGACGAGCGATGGCGGCACCATGAGCTACCGCACCCGGATCCGTACCCCAAGCTTCGCCCACCTGCAGCAGATCCCTTCGGTGATCCGCGGCAGCATGGTCGCAGACTTGATCGCGTACCTGGGTAGTATCGACTTCGTTATGGCCGACGTGGACCGCTAA